From the Juglans microcarpa x Juglans regia isolate MS1-56 chromosome 3D, Jm3101_v1.0, whole genome shotgun sequence genome, the window CCCATATATTAGTGTGcgataatttgataattttcctGAAACTGAGGAAGTTAATCTTTCTATAGGGACATagggaagactgtaaaataataagataaaagtgtACATTCAAGGAAGATTATTCCAGTCTTCTCACTGCATTTTTTCCTTCTGTAAACATGAATTAAACACATGATATGGGTAAATGTGCTCCCTTTCAAGGATAgcatgtaaatataaaattttacctAATTTACATGGTACCTTCCAATTCTTGTGGCTATTTGCATCTCATTTTTTATCTGTATAATTACTTATTGGATCTCTGTTTTGTTCAGCGGTGCTCCTCATACAAACATTAATCTTCAAATGAACTATTGGCCTTCACTTCCTTGCAACCTTAGCGAGTGCCAGGAACCCTTGTTTGAGTACGTTTCCTATTTGTCAGTCAATGGGAGCAAAACTGCAAAAGTAAGATTTTCACTTTCTAGTGTAAAGTCCTttcgattaattttttttttttttttgtcaatgtATTTTATTCAAtgcatcaatattatttttactggAACTTTTAATGGATGACTCACCTTAAGTAGAATAAATGAGGGGGACTTAAATTTACTTATGTATGGATAGTACAGTGCCTATAGGATGACCCTGTAGAAGGGGGACTGTTTTGTTTATGAtacattttgattttattattcagCATATCATTCCGTTGTGAAGTGATGGTGTATATTCCTTATTCATGAAACATTGACAGGCTTAAACCAGCACGAGTCTATAGAAAACTAGATGGTTGGTGGCCTCCACGATCTTGTGTCACCAAGACAATTGATTTTGCtatcttttatataatcaagcataaagtttattatatatcaCTGAATATTACAGGTGAATTATGAAGCAAGTGGTTGGGTTGTCCATCAAGTGTCTGACATATGGGCAAAAACATCCCCTGATCGAGGTGAGGCTGTGTGGGCCTTATGGCCAATGGGAGGAGCATGGCTTTGTACCCATCTCTGGGAACATTATACTTACAAAATGGACAAAGTAAGTCCCTGTTCTATCCGTATATTGTTTAGTGCTAATGTGATCACAATGTTTGTTCATCATGAGAAGGAACTTTAAACAGGAGCCACACACAGCTTTGAATTGGAATAGACCATTTAATTGTTGTGGCATTTGAGAGTGTAGAAACAAAAAAGTCTAGACATGCCAAGTGAAGTCTGTCCACTAAGCAAAGTCCTTTCGTAATCAATGTTAAGATTCTAGGAATATTTAGAGTGGGAGGCAAGGCTGCTGAAGTGGTATAGAATGTCTGTatgactgtaaaatattttgttattgtaCTCTAATCATTGAACTATAAGGTAAGTAGAGACTAATTTGACACTTAATTCATTCAAGTCATGATAATAGACATGACCTATAAATTGTCTTGTTGCCTAGTTGAAGATATGATGTATTGAGGTTTGACTAACTGAAAAATGAGGAATCAGGGGCTTCATATATCGATACAATtgaaatatcaattttcaaTCCATATCATATATGACATGTTCTCTATGTTGGATATAATCTCTAGTATTTATTTGATTactgatatttatttttgtataattaggattttctaaaaaataaggcATATCCTTTGTTGGAAGGATGTGCATCATTTCTGTTGGATTGGTTGATTGAAGGCCATGGAGGATATCTGGAAACCAACCCGTCAACTTCTCCAGAGCACATGTTTATTGCTCCAGATGGTAAACCTGCCAGTGTGAGCTACTCATCAACCATGGACATGGCAATCATAAAAGAAGTTTTCTCTGCAATTGTTTCTGCTGCTGAGGTGAAGCTgttgaataattctacttatcatcttcacacaccacacacttcacttattttaattttttttttcatttttcttataacaagTATGTGttgtatgaatgataagtagaacgaCTTAATCAATTTAAGaagaatacaataaaataagaaattataaaaataataaataataaaaaataattttaaaatatgtaaaatgtgTGGTGTGAGATAATGAGTAGCATCCCTCGAAGCTATTATATGTTGGTTAAGTCAATTCTAATCTTTTACCTTTATAAGATCTATAATCTATTTACAAGTAATTTTCTGACAAACAGGTTTTGGGAAAGACTGAGGATGCTATTGTTAAAAGAGTCCGTGAGGCTCAACCTAGGCTATTACCAACAAAAATTGCTCGAGATGGTTCCATTATGGAATGGGTATGTTAATATCTTGATTCTAACTTCTCATCTTTTTCTGGAAGGTATCATCTTCTTGCATGTCTAGTGAAGTTCTTCAATGTATTGGAATGTCGAAATTCATTATAGGCCAGCAAATTCTCTGTTTTATGGCAGGCACAAGATTTTCAAGACCCAGACATTCACCATCGACATGTATCACACCTTTTTGGCCTCTTCCCCGGGCATACAATCAGTGTTGATAAAACTCCAGACTTATGTAAAGCGGCTGATTATACTCTCTACAAAAGAGGTTTGCATCTGACAACTGGATATTTAGGTGTCAAATTGTAAATCTTCCTATAAAACCATATCCATTGAGGTTTGCAGAGAAAGGCTTACCAATGTCTAAGCTGGTGTCTAATGTTTCTCTCTCTACTCTTTATTCGATGATTCTATCATCTACACTGTGTTTTTCCTCCTCGTCCATACTATTATCGTAATCTCATAGTAGTGTTGTTATGATCTCTTGACATGAAACAGGAGATGATGGTCCAGGATGGTCAACTACATGGAAAATTGCATTGTGGGCCCGTCTCCACAACAGTGAGCACGCATATCGGATGGTCAAGCATTTGATTGACTTGGTAGATCCAGATCATGAAAGTGACTATGAAGGAGGACTATATAGTAACTTGTTCACTGCACACCCCCCTTTCCAGATTGATGCTAACTTTGGGTAAGTCACACTGCATTATGCGTATTTAATATACGCTTCTATTACTAACATGTATGATcactttgaaaagaaataaaaggttTCCTATTATAAATTCCATTCCCCTGATTGCAACAGTTCATTTTGCGGACAGTAGTTTTGTTTAATAAGTCATATGCAGTGACCGAGTAATATATATTCGCTTAAAAGGTGGGGGTGATGGTATAATCATCTGATATTGACGTTTGATTGAAATGGTACATGGGAGCTTTGCCATAGTTATTTGATATGCATGCCACTTGAAGTAGATATCAGTTATGATTGATGATTCTGTAATTTTGTGGTGTTAGTTTTTCAGCAGCAGTTGCAGAAATGCTTGTCCAGAGCACCGTGAAGGATCTGTACTTACTTCCTGCTCTTCCCCGAGATAAATGGGCAAATGGTTGCGTAAAAGGATTGAAGGCGCGCGGTGGGGTGACAGTAAACATCTGCTGGAAGGAAGGAGATCTTCACGAAGTCGGCCTCTGGTCCAAGGAACAGAATTCACTTACAAGATTGCATTACAGAGGAACTACGGTCACGGCAAATTTACCATCTGGCAGGGTTTATACATTCAATCGGCAATTAAAATGCGTTAAAGCGTGCTCTCTTTGAGAAGCAAGCGGCTTTTTCTTTTCGATTGCTAAGATCAAGCTTGATCTTTTGAAGAGCATTGAGTTCTATATCGCCAATAAATTCCACAGAATGAAAAAATTCCTTTGTATTCTTTTGTCCGTCTTTCTCAATCATTCTTTTGGTCTGGATTTAACTCGATTCATCATGTCAGAGAATCTTCCAACgcattatttatttgttattaataacAGTTTATTGCAAGAATTTACGACGTATGACTTGGattggattttcttttaaagCTTCAGAGGCTTGCGATCACCAGATCATGAAGGTCTTGAGCTTCTCTCTATCGCTGAGATTCTCTCGGGGCCGATCAAAATTTTCTGTtagtaaatagtttttttttttttcaaacaagcaTACCTTAGATAAAATAAACGGTTACAAGATATAAGATTAAATAGGGTGGGAGCCTCAACAATCATCATAAACCAGCAAATACagcatagaaaaaataaaacgaagAGGGATTTAGAGCTAATGACTTGGCTTCCACCTGTTTCCCACAAAGAGAAGCCGCTTGAAGCAATTTTGACAATCTGATAAATAGACTgtaaaattacaattgaaagtCGTAGTGGATTGTTGTGTGTTGTATTTTGCTGATCTGAATTGGCTGAAGCAAACTTTCACTACCTCTTCTTCTTGATCCTTGGTtaggaaaaatgataatataggAAAATAGCAATTAGAAGATGGGTCGAATTGCCGACACCTGACCGTCACTGGCAATGGATGCGTGTGTAGGCCACGTGCCACCTTTGAAGAGAAGATAAAGATCGGATTTAAAAGATCTGAAGCCACTAACTGAGATAGTGCCGCGTGTGGCAATGATAAACTCCCCTTGGCCCGATGGCACGTTAGACATATGCGCTACACttttaatcaattttgttgTTCCCTTCAAAGGATCGTCAGCTAAATAATCTCGTGGTGGGTCGTGTGGTGCTCATAGGAGGCGGAAAGACAATAGATCAATATATCTCGATGCTATAgacgaagaaaaaaaatagatagacAAATCAGGGTGACCCGGACGGGGGAGGGTTGGCGACAAGAGGGAAGATTATTCCTATTAAGGCTGGAGAGAAATATCGcctggggagagagagagaacctgccACCAACATGTCAGTCCTTAAGAGCATTAACATTAGCTTGGCCAAATGCATAttcaaaatttagtcaatatcacacttttttacatttgcatattctatttaaattcaatccccacattggattagccatttactatctataaaataataaaatattattaaattaataatttgtttatttaatttatttgtatcacattttataattctaccaatttaatattaataataattatattctaattaaattaatattaaaaaaataatattttcaatggtcatttaatactaataataaaaaattaagatcaaacttatctaaaattctatctaaatttcttattcactaaccaaatatataatattctatctAAATATTCACTAACCATATTTTCAAtggagtgagaaattattattttaacttttggtgaatcaatttagttctttaaatttggTCAATCACTATAGCAGAAATTCAAATTGTTTTAGAGATGCTCAATCCAATGTAACGTCTTTTTAGTACAACTTATCTAAATTTGGGCCAACCTTCAACTTTGCCCAAGTCAGTACTAGTGCTCTTAGTATAGttgatatgatataatttgaacaaaataatactctgattttttaaattaaatgataattCATTCTTCATATTATACTAAAGTTTCATTTCAATAACCAGAAGGAATAAGATTTCGATTGTACTttcagtgatttttttttttaacatttttgcTGATCcttaatgaaaatgatttttatgcaattttCACCTCTTTTTGGTAAAAGTTATTtcatttaattgtaattttacatattaattgtGTGGATCAGGATCATTTAGGAtgatagaaaaataaacatttaaatAGATGTTACTGTATTTATTTAAtacttaattatattaaaaaattcaaaaaccagATTATGGAATACTTACAAACTTAGACCTAGTTTGAATTCGAAACtcacttcaatttattttaatttatttcatttcatctcatcatcaaaaatttttcaaatttaatttttttaaatcataaaataataataatattaaaaatcatattctaataatattttattcaatttattaaaaCTATCTTTTAACttatctctaaattcaaacccTCCTTAATTTTATCCAGGGGAAGCCGGGCCCCATAGTAATACAAAAGAGTTGGGCTACTCTGCCGTCTAGAGTAGCCCGCTTCACTTTACCGCTAgttgtatttcaatttttttattttatttttctattcatattttgtaatagatttaaatatttttaaaaaataaaaaaatatattaatatacttaaaattactttcttaattactaagtataaaaaaaaaaaaaaaaaattcaccaagCAATAAATTTGAGCGTTTAGGCTTCGTTTGACTCctcaactcacctcaactcatttcaactcattattataatttttttaaatttcaatataaaatataataaataatttaact encodes:
- the LOC121255857 gene encoding alpha-L-fucosidase 2-like isoform X2, with the protein product MKVYQLLGDIKLEFDDSHLTYAEETYQRELDLDTATARVKYSVGDVEFMREHFVSHPDQVIVTKISASKLGSLSFTVFLDSKLHHHSHVNGKNQIIMEGSCPGKRIPPKANENENPKGIQFSAILDLQIGDGRGAIHVLDDKRLRVEGSDWAVLLLIASSSFVGPFTEPADSKKDPTSESLSALEQIKKLSYSNLYARHLDDYQNLFHRVSLQLSKSSKSHLGNGFLKMKKVISSITNPDFKESEDVTISTAKRVKSFQTDEDPSLIELLFQYGRYLLISCSRPGTQVANLQGIWNKDIEPAWDGAPHTNINLQMNYWPSLPCNLSECQEPLFEYVSYLSVNGSKTAKVNYEASGWVVHQVSDIWAKTSPDRGEAVWALWPMGGAWLCTHLWEHYTYKMDKDFLKNKAYPLLEGCASFLLDWLIEGHGGYLETNPSTSPEHMFIAPDGKPASVSYSSTMDMAIIKEVFSAIVSAAEVLGKTEDAIVKRVREAQPRLLPTKIARDGSIMEWAQDFQDPDIHHRHVSHLFGLFPGHTISVDKTPDLCKAADYTLYKRGDDGPGWSTTWKIALWARLHNSEHAYRMVKHLIDLVDPDHESDYEGGLYSNLFTAHPPFQIDANFGFSAAVAEMLVQSTVKDLYLLPALPRDKWANGCVKGLKARGGVTVNICWKEGDLHEVGLWSKEQNSLTRLHYRGTTVTANLPSGRVYTFNRQLKCVKACSL